Proteins encoded within one genomic window of Cellulomonas xiejunii:
- a CDS encoding ATP-binding protein, translating to MSGTSSTTRAFEAAVGRRGAAWADAPAARAALDALTSDAPGLDALGPALDDLADACALAPSDRQVVAVALLAETHPVAHLLCGLLAGDGAAGLPTLALALELAGASVVDPVAHARLAPGGPLRRAGLLRLVAGATFATTRVGLRPRVVAHLLGRSDAAAEVRPLLAEAVPADVAGYADVAAALAADEPLVWVHAPVGAAGTGLAVAACRELDVACVVVDLTRLPFPAGAEGPDTATLHEAVRAAQLEAVLGRSVLVLAGAHLAGPDLVRLVADGAVPVVAVGATVWDPRWAPSLPPTVTAGRLTLAQRAERWAVMTGPDVATPDVVSLRMTPEEIVKVGRRARADAAREERGVDVDDVRRTARRLGGVAGSRVRTQGTAATLDDLVLPDHTRLEVERLVAWARHRDDVLALGDLHGKGGKGTGISALFSGSPGTGKTLAAHVVADTLGMDLFQVDLSAVVDKYIGETEKNLERVFGQAESLNAVLFFDEADALFGSRSAVTDAKDRYANQEVAYLLQRMEAAEGLTILATNLRGNLDPAFARRLHFMVHFPDPDVPTRRALWSHHLAQLPGTDPDDPVDLDLLAESVEVCGGDIRNVVLAATYDAVAARAPLGMRHVRAATLREVAKLGRRLTDPRW from the coding sequence GTGAGTGGCACGTCGTCGACGACGCGGGCGTTCGAGGCAGCGGTCGGACGACGCGGTGCGGCGTGGGCCGACGCGCCGGCGGCCCGGGCCGCGCTCGACGCGCTGACGAGCGACGCGCCGGGCCTCGACGCCCTCGGACCGGCCCTCGACGACCTCGCGGACGCGTGCGCCCTGGCCCCGTCGGACCGGCAGGTCGTCGCGGTCGCGCTGCTCGCCGAGACGCACCCCGTCGCGCACCTGCTGTGCGGGCTGCTCGCCGGTGACGGCGCCGCGGGCCTGCCGACGCTCGCGCTCGCGCTCGAGCTGGCCGGTGCGTCCGTCGTCGACCCGGTGGCGCACGCGCGCCTGGCGCCCGGCGGTCCCCTGCGGCGGGCCGGTCTGCTGCGGCTCGTGGCCGGTGCGACGTTCGCGACCACGCGCGTCGGTCTGCGTCCCCGGGTCGTCGCGCACCTGCTGGGGCGATCGGACGCCGCCGCCGAGGTCCGCCCGCTGCTGGCCGAGGCCGTGCCCGCCGACGTCGCCGGGTACGCGGACGTCGCGGCGGCGCTCGCGGCCGACGAGCCGCTGGTGTGGGTGCACGCACCCGTCGGCGCGGCGGGCACGGGCCTGGCGGTGGCCGCGTGCCGCGAGCTCGACGTCGCGTGCGTCGTCGTCGACCTGACGCGCCTGCCCTTCCCCGCCGGGGCCGAGGGGCCGGACACCGCGACGCTGCACGAGGCCGTGCGGGCGGCGCAGCTCGAGGCGGTGCTGGGCCGCAGCGTCCTGGTCCTCGCCGGGGCGCACCTCGCCGGGCCGGACCTCGTGCGGCTCGTCGCCGACGGCGCCGTGCCCGTGGTGGCCGTGGGCGCCACCGTGTGGGACCCCCGCTGGGCGCCGTCGCTGCCCCCGACCGTCACCGCCGGGCGCCTGACCCTCGCGCAGCGCGCCGAGCGGTGGGCCGTCATGACCGGCCCGGACGTCGCGACGCCGGACGTCGTGTCGCTGCGCATGACCCCCGAGGAGATCGTCAAGGTCGGCCGGCGGGCGCGCGCCGACGCCGCCCGCGAGGAGCGCGGCGTCGACGTCGACGACGTGCGCCGCACCGCCCGCCGCCTCGGCGGGGTCGCCGGCTCGCGCGTGCGGACGCAGGGCACGGCCGCGACCCTCGACGACCTCGTGCTGCCCGACCACACGCGCCTCGAGGTCGAGCGGCTCGTGGCGTGGGCGCGGCACCGCGACGACGTGCTCGCGCTGGGGGACCTGCACGGCAAGGGCGGCAAGGGCACCGGCATCAGCGCGCTGTTCTCCGGCAGCCCCGGCACCGGCAAGACCCTCGCCGCGCACGTCGTGGCCGACACGCTCGGCATGGACCTGTTCCAGGTGGACCTGTCGGCGGTCGTCGACAAGTACATCGGGGAGACGGAGAAGAACCTCGAGCGCGTGTTCGGGCAGGCCGAGTCGCTCAACGCCGTGCTGTTCTTCGACGAGGCGGACGCACTGTTCGGCTCACGGTCCGCGGTCACCGACGCCAAGGACCGGTACGCCAACCAGGAGGTCGCGTACCTGCTGCAGCGCATGGAGGCCGCCGAGGGCCTGACGATCCTGGCGACGAACCTGCGCGGCAACCTCGACCCGGCCTTCGCCCGGCGCCTGCACTTCATGGTGCACTTCCCCGACCCCGACGTGCCGACGCGCCGGGCCCTGTGGTCGCACCACCTCGCGCAGCTGCCCGGCACCGACCCGGACGACCCGGTCGACCTGGACCTCCTGGCCGAGAGCGTCGAGGTGTGCGGCGGCGACATCCGCAACGTCGTGCTCGCGGCGACCTACGACGCCGTCGCCGCACGCGCGCCCCTGGGCATGCGGCACGTGCGCGCCGCGACGCTGCGCGAGGTCGCCAAGCTGGGACGGCGGCTGACCGACCCGCGGTGGTGA
- a CDS encoding DUF4255 domain-containing protein, whose product MFRSPSGGAVLIPAVQDGLERLLRTALPLSEQQGDVVFDAPTSTWSATVNRLTVNLFLYDVARSSLPARMEAPVRHADGTVARRRFPLPMVELSFLVSAWAGSTRDEHQLLGDVLTRLIAHPTVPAELAPAALASPVQLAIASDERNRPRDLWSSLGGQVRASFTLVATVAADAYPWQDAPTAVAGVEAALSPHVDGRR is encoded by the coding sequence GTGTTCCGCAGCCCGTCGGGAGGTGCCGTGCTCATTCCTGCCGTGCAGGACGGGCTGGAACGACTGCTGCGCACCGCGCTGCCGCTGAGCGAGCAGCAGGGCGACGTCGTCTTCGACGCCCCGACGTCCACCTGGTCGGCCACGGTGAACCGCCTGACGGTGAACCTCTTCCTGTACGACGTGGCGCGCTCGAGCCTGCCCGCGCGCATGGAGGCGCCCGTGCGGCACGCCGACGGCACGGTCGCGCGCCGCCGGTTCCCGCTGCCCATGGTCGAGCTCAGCTTCCTGGTCAGCGCGTGGGCCGGGTCGACGCGCGACGAGCACCAGCTGCTGGGCGACGTGCTGACGCGGCTGATCGCGCACCCGACCGTCCCGGCCGAGCTCGCGCCCGCCGCGCTGGCCTCCCCCGTGCAGCTCGCGATCGCGTCCGACGAGCGCAACCGCCCCCGCGACCTGTGGTCGTCGCTCGGCGGGCAGGTGCGCGCGTCGTTCACGCTGGTGGCGACCGTGGCCGCGGACGCCTACCCGTGGCAGGACGCGCCGACGGCCGTCGCCGGTGTCGAGGCCGCACTCTCGCCCCACGTCGACGGGCGACGATGA
- a CDS encoding carboxypeptidase-like regulatory domain-containing protein codes for MRAVSAPSALEVAPGGTGTVPLEVQNTSGVIDELTVQVLGVPAGAVDASPSRVVLFPDATAHVQLTFRLPETFPAGTHVLSVVLTGRAGGAAPAPLPVELTVPARPAARLGAAPTLVRARRRAAYTVRATNTGNVPLDLALRTVDTDRALSATLTPSTLHVPVAGVATSTVVVHAPRRLLGSDQDRAVRVEAAGVGDDAARGDVLLTLRHRPLVGRGVVTALVLLAIIAAWAAAMWFGMRMALGAEPVGKVAAGSFYAATVGAGATPDGALAKDGAVPVAVGATLAGTVISAVDGEGVGRLTVDALRRTRDGLVVVSSAATQADGTYTMSGLFPGPYLVRVQAAGYPSVWYPAAPDDTSARAVQAPAQQSTEGVDLRVEGDPASLTGTVEVGQTTREVVVDVTATAAWDGADPALTWTTTTQGGTYVFEGLPAPGTYALTFTAEGYAPTTATERVLGGQQRIATAVTLGAGTGQVTGVVTDGVNRLGGVSVTTTVDGEEVQVGTPTVGDVGRFVLPALPTPATYVLTFTRAGYGTQTLVVDLAAGEQRDDVRVALPAGAGTVRGRVVDPAGAGLGGVQVAAGGAGGTTTTLTAGDVGAFTLAGVGAGELTLAFTKPGYTTTTVAVDAAAGSAGTVTLRPAVGSVTGRVLRGGAGTAGLTVQATDGAEVRTTTSAQSGAHGAGTYALEGLHAGRWTVSVLDADGRALATTLVAVSGGAAARTDLTVPGA; via the coding sequence ATGAGAGCGGTCAGCGCACCCAGCGCCCTGGAGGTCGCGCCCGGCGGTACCGGGACGGTCCCCCTGGAGGTGCAGAACACCTCCGGCGTGATCGACGAGCTGACCGTCCAGGTGCTCGGCGTGCCCGCCGGCGCGGTGGACGCGAGCCCGAGCCGCGTCGTGCTGTTCCCCGACGCGACCGCGCACGTGCAGCTGACGTTCCGGCTCCCCGAGACGTTCCCCGCGGGCACCCACGTGCTCTCGGTCGTGCTGACGGGCCGAGCCGGTGGTGCGGCGCCCGCGCCGCTGCCGGTCGAGCTCACCGTGCCCGCGCGGCCGGCCGCCCGGCTCGGCGCCGCGCCCACGCTCGTGCGCGCGCGACGGCGCGCCGCGTACACCGTGCGGGCCACCAACACCGGCAACGTGCCCCTGGACCTCGCGCTGCGGACGGTCGACACCGACCGCGCGCTGAGCGCGACCCTCACGCCGTCGACCCTGCACGTGCCGGTGGCGGGGGTCGCGACCAGCACGGTCGTGGTCCACGCGCCGCGCCGGCTGCTCGGTTCCGACCAGGACCGGGCGGTGCGGGTCGAGGCCGCGGGTGTGGGCGACGACGCGGCGCGCGGCGACGTCCTGCTGACGCTGCGGCACCGGCCGCTCGTGGGCCGCGGCGTCGTCACGGCGCTCGTGCTGCTCGCGATCATCGCGGCGTGGGCGGCGGCGATGTGGTTCGGGATGCGCATGGCGCTGGGTGCCGAGCCCGTCGGCAAGGTCGCCGCGGGGTCGTTCTACGCCGCGACCGTGGGCGCCGGCGCCACCCCGGACGGTGCGCTCGCCAAGGACGGCGCCGTCCCTGTCGCCGTGGGCGCGACCCTGGCGGGCACGGTCATCTCCGCCGTCGACGGCGAGGGCGTGGGACGGCTGACGGTCGACGCGCTGCGCCGCACGCGCGACGGCCTCGTCGTCGTGTCCTCGGCCGCGACGCAGGCGGACGGCACGTACACGATGTCGGGCCTGTTCCCCGGCCCGTACCTGGTGCGCGTGCAGGCCGCGGGCTACCCGAGCGTCTGGTACCCGGCGGCCCCCGACGACACGTCCGCGCGCGCCGTCCAGGCGCCCGCGCAGCAGAGCACCGAGGGCGTCGACCTGCGCGTCGAGGGCGACCCGGCGTCGCTGACCGGGACGGTCGAGGTGGGGCAGACCACGCGCGAGGTCGTCGTCGACGTCACCGCGACGGCCGCGTGGGACGGCGCGGACCCGGCGCTGACGTGGACGACCACGACGCAGGGCGGCACCTACGTGTTCGAGGGCCTGCCCGCGCCCGGCACCTACGCCCTGACGTTCACGGCCGAGGGCTACGCCCCGACCACCGCGACCGAGCGCGTCCTCGGCGGGCAGCAGCGCATCGCGACGGCCGTGACGCTCGGCGCCGGCACGGGCCAGGTCACGGGCGTCGTCACCGACGGCGTCAACCGCCTCGGCGGCGTGAGCGTCACGACGACCGTCGACGGCGAGGAGGTGCAGGTCGGCACCCCGACGGTCGGTGACGTCGGCCGGTTCGTGCTGCCCGCGCTGCCCACACCCGCGACGTACGTGCTGACGTTCACGCGCGCCGGCTACGGCACGCAGACCCTCGTCGTCGACCTGGCCGCGGGCGAGCAGCGCGACGACGTGCGGGTCGCGCTGCCCGCGGGCGCCGGGACCGTCCGGGGTCGCGTCGTCGACCCGGCGGGCGCGGGGCTCGGCGGCGTGCAGGTCGCCGCGGGCGGCGCGGGCGGGACCACGACCACGCTCACGGCCGGTGACGTCGGGGCGTTCACGCTCGCGGGCGTCGGCGCGGGCGAGCTCACGCTGGCCTTCACGAAGCCGGGCTACACCACGACGACCGTCGCGGTCGACGCCGCCGCAGGCTCGGCGGGGACCGTGACGCTGCGCCCCGCGGTCGGCAGCGTGACGGGTCGCGTGCTGCGCGGGGGTGCCGGCACCGCCGGCCTGACCGTGCAGGCCACCGACGGCGCCGAGGTCCGCACCACGACGTCCGCGCAGAGCGGTGCCCACGGCGCGGGCACGTACGCGCTCGAGGGCCTGCACGCGGGCCGCTGGACCGTGTCGGTCCTGGACGCCGACGGCCGTGCGCTGGCCACGACGCTCGTCGCCGTGAGCGGCGGCGCGGCGGCGCGCACCGACCTGACGG